A genomic region of Oenanthe melanoleuca isolate GR-GAL-2019-014 chromosome 25, OMel1.0, whole genome shotgun sequence contains the following coding sequences:
- the EHBP1L1 gene encoding EH domain-binding protein 1-like protein 1, protein MGSVWKRLQRAGKRAAKVRFEATLEELLVEGGGSWTPDRLTVVWSRRHRRVCSKPRRWQPGIQNPQRGMVVWVVPETLEVVVTLYRDPQAASFDDKTWNFLVVNESRGHRSVVAAAPLELGGLAGVGDTPLSLSLRPRTRRVTTATLRLRLRGTVLMEGHPTDEDMQSVTSLSPPGDVADLGDFESDPEDEGGAHRAGGGAPPAPRAPSPSGDPPTLGTRRDPPEPGGDPEPPPKMTAGPPGGRGALLAWCRGVTAGYRGVAVTDFGGSWSSGLGFCALLHRLRPREIDFDALDPRDHRGNNKRAFDAFAALGVPRLLDPSDMETPDPLGVMTFLSQVRALLGTPPGTPPHPRSDVTEGETPPDPLSDVTEGGTPPEPRSDVTEGGSQMTRPETPPHPLSDVTERGNPPESRSDVTEGGTLPDSRSDVTEGEPPLESQCDVTEGGPQMTPPDPQSDVTKEGTSPDSQSDVTEGGVQMTPPETPLDPRSDVTEGGTPPESQNDVTEGGPQTTPPETPPDPRSDVTEGGPQTTPPRPRSGSSEGEPQEPPRDPQTPPETQTGTPPEPQIGVTEGGPPETPPEPPRMEPGRGAAPPDPQMGAGQGGLPPDPPKIGDTEGGPLRDPQSDAAEPPPPSPPCSEPPRDPQNDALEGEPPQSGAIEGGPPQAPSPSFGGVSAGSGRPPRPAGIGGGLPTPPPRSRSLSRLRDPDLRRRRSGRGRDPPPEARGGRGGVAVGTPRGGDSGSPPCPLPPPETPKEPPEPPEEESGGQWVVAELVALEQEQTRLDAQAPALERELRALMDSGADPAREERLLRDWFALVQQRNLLVRRQDQLQLLAQERDLERRFELLSRELRGLLGTEEWQKPPAQRQREQLLLEELVALVNRRDRLVRDRHRRETRAQEEDEELERSLDPRRRRFGRRETCGIC, encoded by the exons ATGGGGAGCGTCTGGAAGCGGCTGCAGCGCGCGGGGAAACGCGCGGCCAAAGTTCGCTTCGAGGCgaccctggaggagctgctggtggagggGGGGGGCAGCTG gacccccgaCAGACTGACCGTGGTCTGGAGCCGGCGGCACCGCAGGGTCTGCTCCaag CCCCGCAGGTGGCAGCCCGGCATCCAGAACCCGCAGCGGGGGATGGTCGTGTGGGTGGTGCCCGAGACCCTCGAGGTGGTCGTGACCCTGTACCGG gacccccaggccGCCTCCTTCGATGACAAAACCTGGAACTTCCTCGTGGTGAAC gaGTCGCGCGGTCACCGCTCGGTGGTGGCCGCGGCCCCgctggagctgggggggctggcGGGGGTCGGGGAcacccccctgtccctgtccctgcgCCCCAGAACCCGCAGGGTGACAACGGCGACACTGCGGCTGCGGCTGCGCGGGACCGTCCTGATGGAGGGACACCCCAC GGACGAGGACATGCAGAGTGTCACCAGCCTGAGCCCCCCCGGGGACGTGGCCGACCTGGGGGACTTCGAGAGCGACCCCGAGGATGAGGGGGGGGCGCACAGGGCGGGGGGGGGGGCGCCCCCCGCACCCCGAG CGCCCTCCCCCAGCGGGGACCCCCCGACTCTGGGGACACGGAGAGACCCCCCAGAGCCGGGGGGGGACCCGGAGCCGCCCCCCAAAATGACCGCG GGCCCCCCCGGGGGTCGCGGGGCGCTCCTGGCCTGGTGCCGGGGGGTCACGGCCGGGTACCGGGGGGTCGCGGTCACCGATTTCGGGGGGTCCTGGAGCAGCGGGTTGGGGTTCTGCGCCCTCCTGCACCGGCTGCGACCCCGCGAAAT tGACTTCGACGCTCTGGACCCCCGCGACCACCGGGGCAACAACAAACGG GCCTTTGACGCCTTCGCGGCTCTGGGGGTCCCGCGGCTCCTGGACCCCTCGGACATGGAGACCCCCGACCCGCTCGGGGTCATGACCTTCCTCAGCCAGGTCCGCGCGCTGCTGGGGACCCCCCCGGGGACCCCCCCGCACCCCCGGAGTGACGTCACCGAGGGGGAGACACCCCCTGATCCCCTGAGTGACGTCACCGAGGGGGGAACCCCCCCGGAACCCCGGAGTGACGTCACTGAGGGGGGATCCCAAATGACCCGCCCGGAAACGCCCCCGCACCCCCTGAGTGACGTCACTGAGCGGGGGAATCCCCCGGAATCCCGGAGTGACGTCACCGAGGGGGGGACACTCCCTGATTCCCGGAGTGACGTCACTGAGGGGGAGCCACCCCTGGAATCACAGTGTGACGTCACCGAAGGGGGACCCCAAATGACCCCCCCGGACCCCCAGAGTGACGTCACTAAGGAGGGGACATCCCCGGATTCCCAGAGTGACGTCACAGAGGGGGGAGTCCAAATGACGCCCCCAGAGACCCCCCTGGATCCCCGGAGTGACGTCACTGAGGGGGGAACACCCccggaatcacagaatgacgTCACCGAGGGGGGACCCCAAACGACccccccagagacccccccTGATCCCCGGAGTGACGTCACCGAGGGGGGACCCCAAACGacccccccgcgcccccgcaGCGGCTCCAGCGAGGGggagccccaggagcccccccgggacccccaaacccccccagagACCCAAACCGGGACCCCCCCGGAGCCCCAAATCGGCGTCACCGAGGGGGGGcccccagagacccccccagagcccccccggATGGAGCCCGGCCGGGGGGCGGCgcccccagacccccaaatGGGCGCTGGGCAGGGGGGGCTCCCCCCGGACCCCCCCAAAATCGGGGACACCGAGGGGGGGCCGCTCCGGGACCCCCAAAGTGACGCAGCCGAGCCCCCCCCGCCCAGCCCCCCCTGCTCCGagcccccccgggacccccaaaatgACGCTTTGGAGGGGGAGCCCCCCCAGTCCGGCGCCATTGAGGGGGGGCCCCCCCAGGCCCCCTCCCCCTCCTTTGGGGGGGTCTCGGCTGGGTCCGGGCGCCCCCCCCGGCCCGCGGGAATTGGGGGGGGTCTCCCCACGCCCCCCCCCCGCTCCCGGAGCCTCTCCCGCCTGCGGGACCCCGACCTGCGGCGCCGGCGCTCGGGGAGGGGCCGCGACCCCCCCCCCGAAG cgcggggggggcgggggggcgTGGCCGTGGGGACCCCCCGGGGGGGGGATTCGGGgtcacccccgtgtcccctcccccccccagagaccccaaaggagcccccggagccccccgAGGAGGAGAGCGGG ggacagtgggtGGTGGCCGAGCTGGTGGCCCTGGAGCAGGAACAGACGCGCTTGGACGCTCAGGCGCCGGCGCTGGAGCGGGAGCTGAGAGCGCTGATGGACAGCG gcgCGGACCCCGCCCGTGAGGAGCGGCTGCTCCGGGACTGGTTCGCGCTGGTGCAGCAGCGGAATTTGCTGGTGCGGCGACAggaccagctgcagctgct GGCGCAGGAGCGGGATCTGGAGCGGCGCTTTGAGCTGCTGAGCCGGGAACTGcgggggctgctggggacagagg AGTGGCAGAAGCCCCCGGCCCAGCGCCAGCGCGAGCAGCTCTTACTGGAGGaactggtggcactggtgaaCCGGCGGGACCGGCTGGTGCGGGACCGGCACCGCCGCGAGACCag GGcgcaggaggaggatgaggagctggagcGGAGCCTCGACCCCCGGCGCCGCCGCTTCGGCCGCAGGGAAACGTGCGGGATCTGCTGA
- the ZNRD2 gene encoding protein ZNRD2 isoform X1 — protein MEPGPGLGPRAGIPPGADEAEARRERLDRASRAMGALLLRGYRMLGSSCPQCGTILLQDREQRLLCVTCQDPEGPGGGNAPAPPPAPSPAAPRPEHCEGAAAAFRGARAGPPGSPGGAVGAARAAVLQKLLWAAQELPRTASAEGSAQLCQLVRACADALGGLQALETPLGAAEPPPTS, from the exons ATGGAACCAGGACCGGGACTGGGACCCCGAGCGGGGATTCCCCCCG GCGCGGACGAGGCCGAggcgcggcgggagcggctggACCGGGCGAGCCGAGCCATGGGGGCGCTGCTGCTGCGGGGGTACCGAATGTTGGGGAGCTCCTGCCCGCAGTGCGGG ACCATTCTGCTGCAGGACCGGGAGCAGCGGCTGCTCTGTGTGACCTGCCAGGACCCCGAGGGGCCCGGGGGGGGCAACG ctcccgcccctccccccgccccctcccccgccgccccccggcccgAGCACTGCGAGGGAGCGGCCGCCGCGTTTCGGGGGGCTCGGGCGGGCCCCCCCGGGTCCCCGGGCGGCGCGGTgggcgcggcgcgggcggccgtgctgcagaagctgctctggGCCGCGCAGGAGCTGCCCCGAACCGCCTCGGCCGAGGGCAGCGcgcagctctgccagctggtGCGGGCCTGCGCCGACGcgctgggggggctgcaggcGCTGGAGACCCCCCTGGGGGCCGCGGAGCCCCCCCCGACATCCTga
- the LOC130262793 gene encoding RNA-binding protein 4B-like isoform X1, translating to MVKLFIGNLPREATEQEIRSLFEQYGKVLECDIIKNYGFVHIEDKTAAEDAIRNLHHHKLHGVCINVEASKNKSKASTKLHVGNISPTCTNLELRAKFEEYGPVIECDIVKDYAFVHMERAEDAVEAIRGLDNTEFQGKRMRVQLSTSRLRTAPGMGDKSGCYRCGKEGHWSKECPVDRPGQVADFAEAYNEQYGAVRTPYTAGYGETVYYDEAYGGMADYYKRYRVRSYATASAYDAYAEQTMAQYSQYAQYSQVQSSAMAATTAMAGRIPTTLDAYDRALLPTPGAAAAVAAAAATAAAAAASSTYYTRDRSPLRRTAAAASTVGEAYTYERGQLSPVSSVARASLYDLQRFERDPYGERLRYSAF from the exons ATGGTGAAGCTGTTCATCGGGAACCTGCCGCGGGAGGCGACGGAGCAGGAGATCCGCTCCCTGTTCGAGCAGTACGGGAAGGTGCTGGAGTGCGACATCATCAAGAACTACGGCTTCGTGCACATCGAGGACAAGACGGCGGCCGAGGACGCCATCCGCAACCTGCACCACCACAAGCTGCACGGCGTCTGCATCAACGTGGAGGCCAGCAAGAACAAGAGCAAAGCCTCCACCAAGCTGCACGTGGGCAACATCAGCCCCACCTGCACCAACCTGGAGCTGCGCGCCAAATTCGAGGAGTACGGCCCCGTCATCGAATGTGACATCGTCAAGGACTACGCCTTCGTGCACATGGAGCGGGCCGAGGACGCCGTGGAGGCCATCCGGGGGCTGGACAACACCGAGTTCCAAG GCAAGCGGATGCGCGTGCAGCTGTCCACCAGCCGGCTGCGGACGGCGCCCGGGATGGGAGACAAGAGCGGCTGCTACCGCTGCGGGAAGGAGGGGCACTGGTCTAAGGAGTGCCCGGTCGATCGCCCGGGGCAAGTGGCGGACTTTGCCGAGGCCTATAACGAGCAGTACGGAGCCGTGCGCACTCCCTACACCGCGGGCTATGGGGAGACCGTGTATTACGATGAGGCCTACGGCGGGATGGCCGACTACTACAAGCGCTACCGCGTCCGCTCCTACGCCACGGCCTCGGCGTACGACGCCTACGCGGAGCAGACCATGGCCCAGTACTCCCAGTACGCCCAGTACTCCCAGGTCCAGTCCTCGGCCATGGCCGCCACCACGGCCATGGCCGGCCGCATCCCCACCACCTTAGACGCGTACGACCGAGCGCTGCTGCCCACCCCGGGCGCGGCGGCCGCcgtcgccgccgccgccgccaccgccgcggccgccgccgcgtCCTCCACGTATTACACCCGGGACAGGAGCCCCCTGCGCCGCACGGCCGCCGCGGCCAGCACCGTCGGAGAGGCGTACACGTACGAGCGTGGGCAGCTGTCGCCCGTCTCCTCGGTGGCCCGCGCGTCCCTCTACGACCTGCAGCGTTTCGAGCGGGATCCCTACGGGGAGCGGCTGCGGTACTCCGCCTTTTGA
- the ZNRD2 gene encoding protein ZNRD2 isoform X2, translating into MALNGGADEAEARRERLDRASRAMGALLLRGYRMLGSSCPQCGTILLQDREQRLLCVTCQDPEGPGGGNAPAPPPAPSPAAPRPEHCEGAAAAFRGARAGPPGSPGGAVGAARAAVLQKLLWAAQELPRTASAEGSAQLCQLVRACADALGGLQALETPLGAAEPPPTS; encoded by the exons ATGGCGCTGAACGGCG GCGCGGACGAGGCCGAggcgcggcgggagcggctggACCGGGCGAGCCGAGCCATGGGGGCGCTGCTGCTGCGGGGGTACCGAATGTTGGGGAGCTCCTGCCCGCAGTGCGGG ACCATTCTGCTGCAGGACCGGGAGCAGCGGCTGCTCTGTGTGACCTGCCAGGACCCCGAGGGGCCCGGGGGGGGCAACG ctcccgcccctccccccgccccctcccccgccgccccccggcccgAGCACTGCGAGGGAGCGGCCGCCGCGTTTCGGGGGGCTCGGGCGGGCCCCCCCGGGTCCCCGGGCGGCGCGGTgggcgcggcgcgggcggccgtgctgcagaagctgctctggGCCGCGCAGGAGCTGCCCCGAACCGCCTCGGCCGAGGGCAGCGcgcagctctgccagctggtGCGGGCCTGCGCCGACGcgctgggggggctgcaggcGCTGGAGACCCCCCTGGGGGCCGCGGAGCCCCCCCCGACATCCTga